A part of Mycobacteriales bacterium genomic DNA contains:
- the pepN gene encoding aminopeptidase N gives MTGNNLHRDEARTRASAIAVTSYDVLLDLTDRSSGGSGEKPGEERFRSTSTIRFSASSALSTFVELTAPAVRSASLDGVALDASAFDGDRLALDVSAGDHELVVDADCAYTRSGEGLHRFVDPVDGSVYLYSQFETYDAHRMYACFDQPDLKAVFRFVVDAPRDWVVVSNGAVTSRPAEGEHGRWEFAETPPMSTYITALVAGPYFCVEDSHDGIPLGIYCRASLAQHLDADELFAVTKQGFDFFHRVFDYRYPFGKYDQLFVPEFNAGAMENAGAVTFLEDYVFRSKVTDAAYERRAETVLHEMAHMWFGDLVTMRWWDDLWLNESFATYASVLCQAEATRWTNAWTTFANTEKTWAYRQDQLPSTHPVAADIRDIEAVKVNFDGITYAKGASVLKQLVAWVGQDAFLAGLRAYFPRHEYGNTVLADLLTALEESSGRDLSSFSSDWLETAGVNTLRAAFEVGGDGAFTSFSVLQEAPAEHPTLRSHRVAVGFYDLVDGALVRVHREELDVVGAKTEVPALVGRPQPDLVLVNDDDLTFAKIRLDERSLATVVGHVGAFTDSLPRALCWAAAWDMTRDAEMPARDYLALVLAGIDRETDIGVVQSLLRQAQSALALFADPAWAPTGKALLAERAHAALLAAAPGSDLQLAWTRALGSLARTPSQVALLRDLLSGAASVDGLAVDAELRWHLLVRLVVLGEAGLSEIEAEVERDPTAAGQRHAAAARAARPTPEAKAEAWQLAVEDPSVPNAVQAALIGGFNQVEDLSLLEPWVDRYFAALSEVWATRTAEMAQSIVNGLYPTLLVSPSVVERTDAYLQAEDPQPALRRLLLEGRDGVVRALRARARDRA, from the coding sequence GTGACCGGCAACAACCTGCACCGCGACGAGGCGAGGACGCGCGCCTCGGCGATCGCTGTCACGTCGTACGACGTCCTCCTCGACCTGACCGACCGGTCGAGTGGGGGCTCTGGCGAGAAGCCGGGCGAGGAGCGCTTCCGCTCGACGTCGACGATCCGCTTCTCGGCGTCGTCGGCGCTGTCGACCTTCGTCGAGCTGACGGCGCCTGCCGTGCGGTCGGCCTCCCTCGACGGGGTCGCCCTGGACGCGTCGGCCTTCGACGGCGACCGGCTGGCCCTCGACGTGAGCGCCGGTGACCACGAGCTCGTCGTGGACGCCGACTGCGCCTACACCCGCAGCGGCGAGGGCCTGCACCGCTTCGTCGACCCCGTCGACGGCTCGGTCTACCTCTACTCGCAGTTCGAGACCTACGACGCGCACCGGATGTATGCCTGCTTCGACCAGCCCGACCTCAAGGCCGTCTTCCGCTTCGTCGTCGACGCCCCCCGCGACTGGGTCGTCGTGTCCAACGGCGCCGTGACGTCGCGTCCGGCGGAGGGCGAGCACGGCCGGTGGGAGTTCGCCGAGACGCCGCCGATGTCGACCTACATCACGGCGCTCGTCGCCGGCCCCTACTTCTGCGTCGAGGACTCCCACGACGGCATCCCGCTCGGCATCTACTGCCGCGCCTCGCTCGCCCAGCACCTCGACGCCGACGAGCTCTTCGCGGTCACCAAGCAGGGCTTCGACTTCTTCCACCGCGTCTTCGACTACCGCTACCCCTTCGGCAAGTACGACCAGCTGTTCGTGCCGGAGTTCAACGCGGGCGCGATGGAGAACGCCGGCGCCGTCACCTTCCTCGAAGACTACGTCTTCCGGTCGAAGGTCACCGACGCGGCCTACGAGCGGCGCGCCGAGACCGTCCTGCACGAGATGGCCCACATGTGGTTCGGCGACCTCGTGACGATGCGCTGGTGGGACGACCTGTGGCTCAATGAGTCCTTCGCGACCTACGCGTCGGTGCTCTGCCAGGCCGAGGCGACCCGCTGGACCAACGCGTGGACGACCTTCGCCAACACCGAGAAGACCTGGGCCTACCGGCAGGACCAGCTGCCCTCCACGCACCCGGTCGCCGCGGACATCCGCGACATCGAGGCCGTGAAGGTCAACTTCGACGGGATCACCTACGCCAAGGGGGCGTCGGTCCTCAAGCAGCTCGTCGCCTGGGTCGGCCAGGACGCCTTCCTCGCCGGGCTGCGCGCCTACTTCCCGCGTCACGAGTACGGCAACACGGTGCTCGCGGACCTGCTCACCGCCCTGGAGGAGTCCTCCGGTCGCGACCTGTCGTCGTTCTCCTCGGACTGGCTCGAGACCGCCGGCGTCAACACCCTGCGGGCCGCCTTCGAGGTCGGCGGGGACGGGGCATTCACGTCGTTCTCCGTCCTGCAGGAGGCGCCGGCCGAGCACCCGACACTGCGCTCGCACCGCGTCGCCGTCGGGTTCTACGACCTCGTCGACGGCGCGCTCGTGCGGGTCCACCGCGAGGAGCTCGATGTCGTGGGCGCCAAGACCGAGGTGCCCGCGCTGGTCGGGCGCCCGCAGCCCGACCTCGTGCTGGTCAACGACGACGACCTCACCTTCGCCAAGATCCGGCTCGACGAGCGCTCGCTCGCGACCGTCGTCGGCCACGTCGGCGCCTTCACCGACTCGCTGCCGCGCGCGCTGTGCTGGGCCGCGGCATGGGACATGACCCGCGACGCCGAGATGCCCGCGCGCGACTACCTCGCGCTCGTGCTCGCCGGCATCGACCGCGAGACCGACATCGGCGTGGTCCAGTCGCTGCTGCGCCAGGCCCAGTCGGCTCTCGCGCTGTTCGCCGACCCGGCCTGGGCGCCGACCGGCAAGGCCCTGCTCGCCGAGCGCGCCCATGCGGCGCTGCTCGCTGCCGCCCCCGGCTCCGACCTGCAGCTGGCCTGGACCCGCGCCCTCGGCTCGCTGGCCCGCACCCCGTCGCAGGTGGCGCTGCTGCGCGACCTGCTCTCGGGTGCCGCCTCCGTCGACGGCCTGGCCGTCGACGCCGAGCTGCGCTGGCACCTGCTGGTCCGCCTGGTCGTCCTCGGCGAAGCGGGGCTGTCCGAGATCGAGGCCGAGGTCGAGCGCGACCCCACCGCCGCCGGACAGCGCCACGCCGCCGCGGCCCGTGCCGCGCGCCCGACCCCGGAGGCCAAGGCCGAGGCGTGGCAGCTCGCGGTCGAGGACCCCTCGGTGCCCAACGCCGTGCAGGCCGCCCTCATCGGCGGCTTCAACCAGGTCGAGGACCTGTCGCTGCTCGAGCCGTGGGTCGACCGCTACTTCGCCGCACTCTCCGAGGTCTGGGCGACCCGCACCGCCGAGATGGCGCAGAGCATCGTCAACGGCCTCTACCCGACGCTGCTGGTGTCGCCGTCGGTCGTCGAGCGCACCGACGCCTACCTGCAGGCCGAGGACCCGCAGCCGGCGCTGCGCCGACTGCTGCTCGAGGGCCGCGACGGCGTGGTGCGGGCGCTGCGCGCGAGGGCCCGCGACAGGGCGTAG
- a CDS encoding chemotaxis response regulator protein-glutamate methylesterase, producing the protein MRPLRVMTVDDSVVVRLMVAEALRGEKDFELAGFAQNGQVALDKLTEIAPDLIVLDVEMPVMDGLTTLLELRKRRSKIPVVMFSTLTSRGASATIEALTRGASDYVQKPSAASREESLQLLRAELLPKLRALGAKALAGPRAPVATPRARRTALGPVDVVVIGVSTGGPNALADMLPGLPADLPVPVLIVQHMPPAFTGMLAKRLDSLCPLTVAEAQGGEVLAPGQVWVAPGGKHLVVKKVGAHVVTAINEEPPENSCRPAADPLFRSVVAAYGARVLSVVMTGMGSDGHKGTQAVVAAGGQVIAQDAESCVVYGMPRFVVEAGLADAVLSLEHIAAEITRRTGAGLVCR; encoded by the coding sequence GTGAGGCCGCTGCGGGTGATGACCGTCGACGACTCCGTCGTCGTGCGCCTCATGGTCGCGGAGGCACTTCGTGGCGAGAAGGACTTCGAGCTCGCGGGGTTTGCCCAGAACGGGCAAGTGGCCCTGGACAAGCTGACCGAGATCGCACCCGACCTGATAGTCCTTGACGTCGAGATGCCCGTGATGGACGGCCTGACGACGTTGCTGGAGCTCCGCAAGCGGCGGAGCAAGATCCCGGTCGTCATGTTCAGCACCCTCACCTCCCGGGGAGCCAGCGCCACCATCGAGGCGCTCACCCGGGGGGCCAGCGACTACGTGCAGAAGCCCTCTGCGGCCAGCCGCGAGGAGAGCCTGCAGCTGCTGCGTGCCGAGCTACTGCCCAAGCTCCGAGCCCTGGGCGCCAAGGCACTCGCAGGTCCGCGAGCGCCGGTCGCCACCCCGCGGGCCCGTAGAACCGCCCTGGGACCGGTCGACGTGGTCGTGATCGGCGTCTCGACCGGCGGCCCCAACGCGCTGGCGGACATGCTGCCCGGCCTGCCTGCCGACCTCCCTGTACCCGTGCTGATCGTGCAGCACATGCCACCCGCGTTCACCGGGATGCTCGCCAAGCGCCTGGACAGCCTGTGCCCGCTCACCGTCGCCGAGGCCCAGGGCGGTGAGGTGCTGGCTCCCGGGCAGGTCTGGGTGGCACCAGGCGGCAAGCACCTCGTCGTCAAGAAGGTCGGCGCCCACGTGGTCACGGCCATTAACGAAGAACCCCCGGAGAACAGTTGCCGCCCCGCCGCCGACCCTCTGTTCCGCAGCGTGGTCGCTGCGTACGGCGCGCGCGTGCTGTCGGTGGTGATGACCGGCATGGGCTCCGACGGCCACAAGGGGACGCAGGCGGTCGTCGCGGCCGGTGGTCAGGTCATCGCCCAGGACGCCGAGTCGTGCGTCGTCTACGGCATGCCCCGCTTCGTCGTCGAGGCCGGTCTGGCGGACGCAGTCCTGTCCCTGGAACACATCGCGGCAGAGATCACCCGGCGCACGGGGGCCGGGCTCGTCTGCCGATAG
- a CDS encoding methyl-accepting chemotaxis protein — MTTSTTTTLFDLLGGDDALILAVERFYEKVLADPELAPYFTGVDLGRLQERQVTFLAAALGGPKPYRGRSMSAVHADLSITQDHFDRTAGHLVDTLQELGIDEPTIGAVVAVVAPLAPSIVSSTGGTVTTIDEINGSLFEAGDAARYESMLENAPTNVMFADRDFVIRYMNPASLETLRTLQEHLPVAVDEIVGSSLDIFHKTPSYQRDLLSHDKKLPRRANIQVGPEILDLLVSPIYDKVGNHIGAMATWEVITDKLRLESEMARVSSMMENSPTNMMFADRDFVIRYMNPTSLETLRTLQEHLPVPVDEIVGSSLDIFHKTPAYQRGILSDDKNLPRRANIQVGPEVLDLLVSPISDKDGNYIGAMATWEVITQKLHLENEMARVSSMMENSPTNMMFADRDFVIRYMNPASLKTLKTLQGHLPIDADAIVGSSLDIFHKSPAYQRGILADDKNLPRRANIEVGPETLDLLVSPITDKDGNYIGAMATWEVITEQLRTAKAAEEAAADSAALSQVLAALATATTFEGATKVALDTVRAAFGWAYGSYWAVDQADQALKFQNESGDAGPEFHAVTLAATFKEGVGLSGRAWKSRDLFFTKDIGEMTDCVRAPVAQRVGVKSGVCFPILLQGEVVGTMDFFATETLEPSTGRLDALRNIGQMVSSALERIHKSDAEKDAQAVLQAKVDSILAVVTAAAGGDLTQDVTVSGTDAIGQMGTALQTFFTELRGSISAIGLNAQSLSSASEQLNGVSQQMGGAAEETATQAGVVSAAAEQVNVNVQTVAGGSEEMSASISEIAKNAADAARVAGQAVDVAGTANTTVAKLGESSAEIGKVIKVITSIAQQTNLLALNATIEAARAGEAGKGFAVVANEVKELAKETAKATEDISQKIEAIQGDTRGAVEAIEQISSIIGQINDIQSSIASAVEEQTATTNEIARNVSEAAHGSSEIAANITGVATAAQGTAKGAEETQRAAGELSQMAADLQHLVDRFTV; from the coding sequence ATGACCACCAGCACCACCACCACGCTCTTCGACCTGCTCGGCGGCGACGACGCCCTCATCCTGGCCGTGGAGCGCTTCTACGAGAAGGTGCTGGCCGACCCCGAGCTTGCGCCGTACTTCACAGGAGTCGACCTCGGCCGATTGCAGGAGAGGCAGGTCACGTTCCTGGCCGCTGCCCTCGGCGGCCCGAAGCCCTACCGCGGGCGCTCCATGTCCGCGGTGCACGCCGACCTATCCATCACACAGGACCACTTCGACCGGACCGCCGGTCACCTCGTCGACACGCTCCAGGAGCTGGGGATCGACGAGCCGACCATCGGCGCCGTCGTCGCCGTTGTCGCCCCCCTCGCCCCGTCCATCGTCAGCAGCACCGGAGGAACCGTGACCACCATCGACGAGATCAACGGCTCCTTGTTCGAGGCCGGCGACGCCGCGCGCTACGAGTCCATGCTCGAGAACGCCCCGACGAACGTCATGTTCGCCGACCGCGACTTCGTCATCCGCTACATGAACCCGGCGTCGCTCGAGACCCTGCGCACTCTGCAGGAGCACCTGCCCGTTGCGGTCGACGAGATCGTCGGCAGCAGCCTGGACATCTTCCACAAGACCCCGTCGTACCAGCGCGACCTGCTGTCGCACGACAAGAAGCTCCCGCGCCGCGCGAACATCCAGGTCGGCCCCGAGATCCTGGACCTGCTCGTCTCCCCGATCTACGACAAGGTCGGCAACCACATCGGCGCGATGGCCACCTGGGAGGTCATCACCGACAAGCTCCGCCTCGAGAGCGAGATGGCCCGCGTCTCCTCGATGATGGAGAACAGCCCCACCAACATGATGTTCGCGGACCGCGACTTCGTGATCCGCTACATGAACCCGACCTCGCTCGAGACCCTCCGCACCCTGCAGGAGCACCTGCCGGTCCCGGTCGACGAGATCGTCGGCAGCAGCCTCGACATCTTCCACAAGACCCCCGCCTACCAGCGCGGCATCCTGAGCGACGACAAGAACCTGCCGCGCCGCGCCAACATCCAGGTCGGCCCTGAAGTCCTCGACCTGCTGGTCTCGCCGATCAGCGACAAGGACGGCAACTACATCGGCGCGATGGCCACCTGGGAGGTCATCACCCAGAAGCTTCACCTCGAGAACGAGATGGCCCGCGTCTCCTCGATGATGGAGAACAGCCCTACCAACATGATGTTTGCGGACCGCGACTTCGTCATCCGCTACATGAACCCGGCCTCGCTCAAGACCCTCAAGACCCTCCAGGGCCACCTGCCGATCGACGCCGACGCGATCGTCGGCAGCAGCCTCGACATCTTCCACAAGAGCCCCGCCTACCAGCGCGGGATCCTCGCCGACGACAAGAACCTGCCCCGTCGCGCGAACATCGAGGTGGGCCCGGAGACCCTTGACCTACTCGTCTCGCCGATCACCGACAAGGACGGCAACTACATCGGCGCGATGGCCACCTGGGAGGTCATCACCGAGCAGCTCCGCACGGCAAAGGCCGCCGAGGAGGCGGCTGCCGACAGCGCCGCCCTCAGCCAGGTACTGGCGGCGCTCGCCACCGCCACCACCTTCGAGGGGGCGACCAAGGTCGCGCTCGACACGGTCCGGGCGGCGTTCGGCTGGGCCTACGGCTCCTACTGGGCAGTAGACCAGGCCGACCAGGCCCTGAAGTTCCAGAACGAGTCGGGCGACGCGGGCCCGGAGTTCCACGCGGTCACGCTCGCCGCCACCTTCAAGGAGGGCGTCGGCCTGTCAGGACGCGCCTGGAAGTCGCGCGACCTGTTCTTCACCAAGGACATCGGCGAGATGACTGACTGCGTGCGCGCTCCTGTCGCCCAGCGCGTCGGCGTGAAGTCGGGAGTGTGCTTCCCGATCCTGCTGCAGGGCGAGGTCGTCGGCACCATGGACTTCTTCGCCACCGAGACCCTCGAGCCGAGCACAGGACGTCTCGACGCGCTGCGCAACATCGGCCAGATGGTCTCGTCCGCCCTCGAGCGGATCCACAAGTCCGACGCGGAGAAGGACGCGCAAGCAGTGCTGCAGGCCAAGGTCGACTCGATCCTCGCAGTCGTGACCGCCGCGGCCGGCGGCGACCTGACCCAGGACGTCACGGTGTCGGGCACCGATGCGATCGGCCAGATGGGCACCGCGCTGCAGACCTTCTTCACCGAGCTGCGCGGATCGATCAGCGCGATCGGCCTCAACGCCCAGTCGCTGTCCTCGGCGTCGGAGCAGCTCAACGGCGTGAGCCAGCAGATGGGCGGCGCCGCGGAGGAGACCGCCACCCAGGCGGGGGTCGTGTCCGCGGCCGCCGAGCAGGTCAACGTCAACGTGCAGACCGTCGCCGGTGGCTCGGAGGAGATGTCCGCGTCGATCTCCGAGATCGCCAAGAACGCTGCCGACGCCGCCCGCGTGGCCGGTCAGGCCGTCGACGTCGCCGGCACGGCCAACACCACGGTTGCCAAGCTCGGCGAGAGCTCGGCCGAGATCGGCAAGGTCATCAAGGTCATCACGAGCATCGCGCAGCAGACCAACCTGCTGGCGCTCAACGCGACCATCGAGGCCGCCCGTGCCGGTGAGGCGGGCAAGGGCTTCGCCGTCGTTGCCAACGAGGTCAAGGAGCTGGCCAAGGAGACCGCCAAGGCGACCGAGGACATCTCGCAGAAGATCGAGGCGATCCAGGGCGACACCCGTGGAGCCGTCGAGGCGATCGAGCAGATCTCCAGCATCATCGGCCAGATCAACGATATCCAGTCGTCGATCGCCAGCGCCGTCGAGGAGCAGACCGCCACGACCAACGAGATCGCCCGCAACGTCAGCGAGGCGGCGCATGGGTCCAGCGAGATCGCCGCGAACATCACCGGCGTGGCCACGGCCGCGCAGGGCACGGCCAAGGGCGCAGAGGAGACGCAGCGCGCGGCAGGCGAGCTCAGCCAGATGGCTGCGGACCTGCAGCACCTCGTGGACAGGTTCACGGTCTAG
- a CDS encoding chemotaxis protein CheW yields MSDERQYCTFYAGDLYFGIWVREVQEVLLYQDMVRVPLASPVIRGLINLRGQIVTAIDLRRRLDLPDREDGVDPMNVVVRTDDGAVSLLVDQIGDVVEVDDRTFENAPENLGGPARDLIEGVYKLEGHLLLVLDPAKTIDVPSPRRADT; encoded by the coding sequence ATGAGCGACGAGCGGCAGTACTGCACCTTCTACGCCGGTGATCTGTACTTCGGCATCTGGGTCCGCGAGGTCCAGGAGGTGTTGCTCTACCAGGACATGGTCCGTGTCCCGCTGGCCTCCCCCGTCATCCGTGGCCTGATCAACCTGCGGGGTCAGATCGTGACCGCGATCGACCTGCGCCGGCGGCTGGACCTGCCCGACCGCGAGGACGGCGTCGACCCGATGAACGTCGTCGTCCGCACCGACGACGGCGCGGTGAGCCTGCTCGTGGACCAGATCGGCGACGTCGTCGAGGTGGACGACCGGACCTTCGAGAACGCCCCGGAGAACCTCGGCGGCCCGGCTCGGGACCTCATCGAGGGGGTCTACAAGCTCGAGGGCCACTTGCTGCTGGTGCTTGACCCCGCCAAGACCATCGACGTGCCCTCACCACGCCGCGCAGACACGTGA
- a CDS encoding chemotaxis protein CheA, which yields MNESNDEVVQEFLVESYENLDRLDQDLVALERTPDDTATLSSIFRTIHTIKGTCGFLGFSKLEAVAHVGENLLSKLRDHELTFDADITSGLLQMVDAVRGILASIETTAEEGDGDYSALVAELGRLCSPPEARLAVVAAPAGAPAGAPVDAPVDMAPAATGTDDETARLGDILLARHEVEPDDIARAVQAQEDGDLRPLGQLLIEEGTLQPRDLADALHAQAEARSHVSDQSIRVDVALLDKLMNLVGELVLARNRVLQFTRADSEPDFITTSQRLNLVTSELQEGVMKTRMQPVGTVWSKFPRVVRDLSHQLGKQVRIEMEGEETELDKTIIEAIKDPLTHIVRNSVDHGIESPEARVAAGKPAEGTLLLRAFHEGGQVNIEITDDGAGINLERVRSRAVERNLLSVDQAARMSDREIANLIFLPGFSTAAAVTNVSGRGVGMDVVKTSIEKIGGTVDLQPRPGQGTTLRIRIPLTLAIIPALIVVTGGDRYAIPQVNLLELVRLEGEQARTAVEMIHDTPVYRLRGNLLPLVDLRHELGLGDREEAGDVMNIVVLQADDRQFGLVVEGVSDTEEIVVKPLGRQLKGIATFAGATIMGDGRLALILDVLGLAQQAKVVSENRERAALSSAASAAAGDEAAQALVVLRLGLDTRVAVPLSLVARLEEVPASSVERSGGRDVVQYRGQIMPLVHVCDALGVPRSVEEHEVLQVVVHSVDGRNVGLVVDEIVDIVEEHLVIERVGSRRGMLGSAILQGRVTDLLDVAAVVGDAVPAPLAIGA from the coding sequence GTGAACGAGAGCAACGACGAGGTCGTCCAGGAGTTCCTGGTCGAGTCCTACGAGAACCTCGACCGCCTCGACCAGGACCTGGTCGCCCTCGAGCGCACCCCCGACGACACCGCGACGCTCTCCAGCATCTTCCGCACGATCCACACCATCAAGGGCACCTGCGGCTTCCTGGGCTTCAGCAAGCTCGAGGCGGTCGCGCACGTCGGCGAGAACCTGCTGAGCAAACTGCGCGACCACGAGCTGACCTTCGATGCCGACATCACCAGCGGTCTCCTGCAGATGGTCGACGCGGTGCGCGGCATCCTCGCCTCCATCGAGACGACCGCCGAGGAGGGCGACGGCGACTACAGCGCGCTCGTCGCCGAGCTCGGCCGGCTCTGCTCCCCCCCTGAGGCACGGCTCGCGGTCGTGGCGGCGCCGGCTGGCGCACCGGCCGGCGCACCGGTCGACGCACCGGTCGACATGGCTCCGGCCGCCACGGGAACGGACGACGAGACCGCCCGCCTGGGCGACATCCTGCTCGCGCGGCACGAGGTTGAGCCCGACGACATCGCTCGCGCCGTCCAGGCGCAGGAGGACGGGGACCTGCGGCCGCTGGGGCAGCTCCTCATCGAGGAGGGCACGCTGCAGCCTCGCGACCTCGCCGACGCTCTGCACGCGCAGGCCGAGGCCCGCTCCCACGTCTCGGACCAGTCGATCCGCGTCGACGTCGCCCTGCTCGACAAGCTGATGAACCTCGTCGGAGAGCTCGTCCTGGCCCGCAACCGCGTCCTGCAGTTCACTCGGGCCGACAGCGAGCCGGACTTCATCACCACCTCACAGCGGCTGAACCTGGTCACCAGCGAGCTGCAGGAGGGCGTCATGAAGACGCGCATGCAGCCGGTCGGCACCGTGTGGAGCAAGTTCCCCCGCGTCGTCCGCGACCTGTCCCACCAGCTGGGCAAGCAGGTCCGCATCGAGATGGAGGGCGAGGAGACCGAGCTCGACAAGACCATCATCGAAGCGATCAAGGACCCGCTCACTCACATCGTGCGCAACTCGGTGGACCACGGCATCGAGTCCCCCGAGGCGCGCGTCGCCGCCGGCAAGCCAGCCGAGGGGACACTGCTGCTGCGGGCCTTCCACGAGGGTGGCCAGGTCAACATCGAGATCACCGACGACGGCGCGGGCATCAACCTCGAGCGCGTGCGCAGCCGTGCCGTCGAGCGCAACCTGCTGAGCGTCGACCAGGCCGCCCGCATGAGCGACCGCGAGATCGCCAACCTGATCTTCCTGCCCGGCTTCAGCACGGCCGCCGCAGTCACCAACGTGTCCGGCCGCGGTGTGGGCATGGACGTGGTCAAGACCAGCATCGAGAAGATCGGTGGAACCGTCGACCTGCAGCCTCGGCCGGGGCAGGGCACCACGCTCCGCATCCGCATCCCCCTGACCCTCGCGATCATCCCGGCGCTGATCGTCGTGACCGGCGGCGACCGCTACGCGATCCCGCAGGTCAACCTGCTGGAGCTGGTCCGCCTCGAGGGTGAGCAGGCGCGCACCGCTGTGGAGATGATCCACGACACGCCCGTCTACCGGCTGCGCGGCAACCTGCTGCCGCTCGTCGACCTCCGCCACGAGCTGGGGCTCGGCGACCGCGAGGAGGCCGGTGACGTGATGAACATCGTCGTGCTTCAGGCGGACGACCGGCAGTTCGGGCTCGTGGTCGAGGGCGTCAGCGACACCGAGGAGATCGTCGTCAAGCCGCTCGGTCGCCAGCTCAAGGGCATCGCGACCTTCGCCGGCGCAACCATCATGGGCGACGGCCGGCTGGCCCTCATCCTGGACGTCCTCGGCCTTGCCCAGCAGGCGAAGGTCGTCTCCGAGAACCGCGAGCGCGCCGCGCTCAGCAGCGCTGCGTCGGCTGCCGCCGGCGACGAGGCCGCCCAGGCTCTGGTGGTGCTGCGGCTCGGGCTCGACACCCGGGTCGCTGTGCCCCTCTCCCTGGTCGCCCGCCTCGAGGAGGTCCCCGCGAGCTCGGTCGAGCGGAGCGGCGGACGTGACGTCGTCCAGTACCGGGGCCAGATCATGCCGCTCGTGCACGTCTGCGACGCCTTGGGCGTGCCGCGGAGCGTCGAGGAGCACGAAGTCCTGCAGGTGGTCGTCCACAGCGTCGACGGTCGCAACGTCGGGCTGGTCGTGGACGAGATCGTCGACATCGTCGAGGAGCACCTGGTCATCGAACGGGTCGGCTCCCGTCGCGGGATGCTCGGCTCCGCCATCCTCCAGGGCCGGGTGACCGACCTGCTCGACGTGGCCGCCGTGGTCGGCGACGCCGTCCCCGCTCCCCTCGCGATCGGAGCCTGA
- a CDS encoding response regulator produces the protein MRALVLDDSRAMRMVLARLLEERGWEVVQAGDGEEGLRVLAEGPMPQLALVDWNMPVMNGLDFVRACRKDAACADLTLVMVTTESEHSQVVRALAAGAHEYVFKPFTPEALLGKLSMLGLSVGA, from the coding sequence GTGCGTGCCTTGGTGCTCGACGACTCCCGCGCCATGCGCATGGTGCTCGCCCGCCTGCTCGAGGAGCGCGGCTGGGAGGTCGTCCAGGCAGGCGACGGTGAGGAGGGCCTGCGCGTCCTGGCTGAGGGTCCGATGCCGCAGCTGGCGCTGGTCGACTGGAACATGCCTGTGATGAACGGCCTGGACTTCGTCCGCGCCTGTCGCAAGGACGCCGCCTGCGCGGACCTCACGCTGGTCATGGTGACCACCGAGAGCGAGCACTCGCAGGTCGTGCGGGCCCTGGCGGCCGGGGCGCACGAGTACGTGTTCAAGCCCTTCACCCCCGAGGCGCTCCTGGGCAAGCTCAGCATGCTCGGCCTTTCCGTGGGGGCGTAG
- a CDS encoding protein-glutamate O-methyltransferase CheR, protein MPLAQSDFTYISQLVRQRAAIVLEVGKEYLVESRLTPLATSESLDGISGLVAGLQADRTGRLASKVVDAMTTNETLFFRDGHPFDTLRTIVLPELMKARSAARRLSIWCGASSSGQEPYTLAMVLKETLPPGFGCDLLATDVNEEMLERTRKGTYSQLEVNRGLPITSLVKHFDKEGTSWQVKPELRSMIQTKNVNLATCFPSMGPFDLVFLRNVLIYFDLGTKREVLQQVRRVLRPDGYLFLGGAETTINVDDSWQRVTLGQSTAYRPKDP, encoded by the coding sequence GTGCCTCTCGCCCAGAGCGACTTCACCTACATCAGCCAGCTGGTGCGGCAGCGCGCCGCCATCGTGCTCGAGGTCGGGAAGGAGTACCTCGTGGAGTCGCGGCTCACGCCACTGGCGACGAGCGAGTCGCTCGACGGCATCTCGGGTCTGGTCGCCGGCCTGCAGGCGGACCGCACCGGCCGCCTCGCGTCGAAGGTCGTCGACGCCATGACGACCAACGAGACCCTGTTCTTCCGCGACGGGCACCCGTTCGACACGTTGCGCACCATCGTGTTGCCGGAGCTCATGAAGGCCAGGTCCGCGGCTCGACGGCTCTCCATCTGGTGCGGGGCCTCCTCCAGCGGCCAGGAGCCCTACACCCTCGCGATGGTTCTGAAGGAGACGCTGCCGCCCGGGTTCGGCTGCGACCTGCTGGCCACGGACGTGAACGAGGAGATGCTCGAGCGCACCCGCAAGGGCACGTACAGCCAGCTCGAGGTCAACCGCGGACTGCCGATCACCTCGCTGGTGAAGCACTTCGACAAGGAGGGCACGTCCTGGCAGGTCAAGCCGGAGCTCCGGTCCATGATCCAGACCAAGAACGTCAACCTCGCTACGTGCTTCCCCTCGATGGGGCCTTTCGACCTGGTGTTCCTGCGCAACGTGCTCATCTACTTCGACCTGGGTACCAAGCGTGAGGTGCTCCAGCAGGTCCGCAGGGTCCTCCGACCGGACGGCTACCTGTTCCTGGGCGGGGCCGAGACGACGATCAACGTCGACGACAGCTGGCAGCGGGTCACCCTCGGCCAGTCCACCGCTTACCGCCCCAAGGATCCCTGA